In Archocentrus centrarchus isolate MPI-CPG fArcCen1 chromosome 16, fArcCen1, whole genome shotgun sequence, a single window of DNA contains:
- the cnfn gene encoding cornifelin homolog — MEFQPNVINLQPQVTVTQYTVSPGSSEWSTSVCDCCEDCGICVCGTFIPCILACKVAQNSDECCCLPCLPGSMIALRTSIRNRYNIGGSVCNDWLVMACIPACGLCQMAREQKMRRN; from the exons ATGGAATTCCAGCCAAACGTGATAAACTTACAACCTCAGGTCACCGTCACACAGTACACGGTGTCCCCTGGATCATCAGAGTGGAGTACAAGCGTGTGTGACTGCTGTGAAGACTGTGGCATCT GTGTTTGTGGAACATTTATTCCCTGCATCCTGGCCTGTAAGGTGGCCCAGAACAGCGATGAATGCTGCTGCCTGCCCTGCCTCCCTGGCAGCATGATTGCTTTACGGACAAGCATACGCAACAGATACAACATTGGT GGCTCTGTGTGCAACGACTGGTTAGTCATGGCCTGCATTCCTGCATGCGGATTGTGTCAGATGGCACGTGAGCAGAAGATgagaagaaactga
- the tlr21 gene encoding toll-like receptor 21 — MENITHQLLSFTVVIAAVQLIHGYSFRNCIEDPDSDGKTFSCSHRKARNIFAIIGDLPPSVINLTILETPLKHLPNNSFNKLVDLQHLGIDNALTTIDQLAFQGLHQLQTLNMAFNSISELSPSLFKDLHNLTYLSMSYNILKHLPEDIFSSVLKLDTLNMRQNFLTDFSVIVKSISHLTNLRILDLCFNNLTSLRHSNVSLPQSLTDLYVCKNNLYTLGCKPSFLSFINILDLSYNSRLPTKAFDQVDLRHIHYLHLCSTNVTIVEFLNISNINANHVDFSGTGLKDERMLKELCTSLKKRLRGIQNLNLTNNGIRTLANNTLSYCPNITRALDLSRNNLKSTNCLEFLKRHSFIKEFKVEHNHLNILKSCKTHKTFFIKNLEKLDYRYNRILRVDPYAFYHTPNIKMLQLNINSIAFLHRHALKGLTKLEILRLDNNLLTDLFNVTFEDLIRLQILNLRNNRISVIFDRTFFNLKMLTTLDLGGNKITHFQSSGLDGLQRLSNLYLDGNQLKEIDSSLYRAFQDTLTVLDLQSNLIHFLTENHDSPFMNLSRLSDLKLGGQQPHGLIVLPHSLLRGLYSLKSLYLTNNNLHHLAPDTFDDLRGLRFLTLDNCCVGVTKLQPGVFKNLRNLTRLAAENMGIQNFSKEVFGNLTQLRSLQLNRNVMQTIPVDALESLPKLRYLDIRDIPLSCTCNNRLLQKYTKNNTYVQVVYLYNLSCQHNSKLKFHNFDTKVCYINVGMYLFFSTAAAIFLFTVIPLLYVKLYWKMKYSYYVFRAWFSEQWSRIRDEEENCKYDAFISYNSSDEQWIMDQLLPNLEGSGSSFKLCLHHRDFELGRDIVDNIVSAVYSSRKTICVVSRNFLRSEWCSLEIQLASYRLFDEHRDVLLLVFLEPISERQLSSYHRMRKVMLKKTYLQWPGSHCNNPMQAQELFWNQLRRAIKTGNRVETEESYRTHESKEAEPFEDEAFDEKVYLQT; from the coding sequence ATGGAAAACATAACTCATCAGCTGCTGTCATTTACAGTTGTGATTGCAGCTGTTCAGCTCATCCATGGTTACAGCTTTAGGAACTGCATTGAAGACCCAGATTCTGATGGGAAAACTTTCAGTTGCAGTCATCGAAAGGCAAGAAATATATTTGCTATTATTGGAGACCTGCCGCCATCTGTCATCAATCTCACGATCTTGGAAACTCCTCTGAAGCACCTTCCTAACAACAGTTTCAATAAGTTAGTTGACCTTCAGCACCTTGGTATTGATAACGCCTTGACGACCATTGATCAGTTAGCTTTCCAAGGCTTGCATCAACTGCAGACTCTAAATATGGCATTCAACAGCATATCAGAGCTGAGCCCTTCTCTGTTTAAGGATCTGCATAATCTCACCTACCTCTCCATGAGTTACAACATATTGAAGCATCTCCCTGAGGACATTTTCTCATCGGTTCTAAAGCTAGACACTTTAAACATGAGGCAAAACTTTCTGACAGATTTCTCAGTCATTGTTAAGTCTATTTCACATCTGACAAATCTGAGGATACTAGATCTTTGCTTTAACAATTTAACCTCTCTCAGACACTCAAATGTGTCACTGCCCCAGTCTCTCACTGATTTGTATGTTTGTAAAAATAATCTATACACACTGGGATGTAAACCTTCATTTCTCAGCTTTATCAACATTTTAGATTTGTCATACAATTCAAGGCTCCCTACAAAGGCTTTTGATCAAGTGGATTTGAGACATATACATTATCTGCATTTGTGTTCAACAAATGTAACAATAGTGGAGTTTTTAAACATTAGCAACATCAATGCAAATCATGTTGATTTCTCTGGTACAGGTCTGAAGGATGAAAGAATGCTCAAGGAATTATGCACATCGTTGAAAAAAAGGCTGAGAGGGATTCAAAATCTGAATCTGACTAATAACGGGATTAGGACTCTTGCAAACAATACACTGTCTTATTGTCCTAACATCACAAGGGCTTTGGATCTATCCCGGAACAACCTAAAGAGCACAAACTGCCTTGAGTTTCTCAAAAGACATTCATTTATAAAAGAGTTCAAAGTAGAGCATAACCATCTCAACATTCTAAAATcctgtaaaacacacaaaacgtTTTTCATAAAAAATCTGGAAAAACTGGATTATCGCTACAATCGCATCTTAAGAGTTGATCCTTATGCTTTCTATCATACACCAAATATCAAGATGCTGCAACTTAACATAAACAGTATTGCTTTTCTCCACCGTCATGCTCTCAAAGGGCTAACAAAGCTTGAGATACTTCGCTTAGACAATAACCTCTTAACTGATTTGTTCAATGTCACATTTGAAGATCTGATCAGACTGCAAATCCTTAACCTTCGCAACAATcgcatttctgtcatttttgaTCGGACCTTTTTCAACCTGAAAATGTTGACTACATTGGACCTTGGAGGTAATAAGattactcattttcagtcatcGGGTCTTGATGGACTACAAAGGCTGTCCAATCTCTATTTAGATGGAAACCAACTCAAAGAGATTGACTCTTCCCTATATCGTGCATTTCAAGACACACTCACTGTCCTGGATTTACAAAGTAATCTGATTCACTTCCTAACAGAAAATCACGATTCACCATTTATGAATCTCAGCAGACTGAGTGATCTGAAATTAGGTGGGCAGCAGCCTCATGGGCTCATTGTTTTACCACACAGTTTACTACGTGGCCTTTACTCACTGAAATCTCTGTACCTCACCAACAATAACTTACATCATCTTGCTCCTGATACCTTCGATGATCTAAGGGGCTTACGCTTCCTCACACTGGATAACTGCTGTGTTGGGGTCACAAAATTACAACCAGGGGTCTTTAAAAATCTCAGAAATCTGACCAGATTGGCTGCAGAAAATATGGGCATTCAGAACTTCTCTAAGGAGGTTTTTGGGAATCTTACACAGTTACGTTCACTGCAGCTCAATCGCAATGTCATGCAGACTATTCCTGTAGATGCACTAGAGAGTCTACCTAAGCTCCGCTACCTCGACATACGTGATATTCCTCTAAGCTGTACCTGCAACAACAGGCTTCTgcaaaagtacacaaaaaataaCACATATGTTCAGGTGGTCTACCTTTATAATTTGTCATGCCAACACAATTCCAAACTCAAATTTCACAATTTTGACACTAAAGTCTGTTACATAAATGTTGGAATGTACCTGTTTTTTAGCACAGCAGCTGCAATCTTCTTGTTTACAGTCATTCCTTTACTTTATGTTAAACTCTACTGGAAAATGAAATACAGCTACTATGTGTTCCGTGCTTGGTTTAGTGAGCAGTGGAGCAGAATCAGAGATGAGGAGGAGAACTGTAAATATGATGCGTTTATTTCCTATAACTCATCTGATGAACAGTGGATCATGGACCAATTGCTACCCAACTTGGAAGGAAGTGGATCATCGTTTAAGCTTTGCCTGCATCACAGGGATTTTGAGCTGGGCCGTGATATCGTGGACAACATTGTCTCTGCTGTATACAGCAGCCGGAAAACTATTTGTGTGGTGAGCAGGAACTTCCTACGCAGTGAGTGGTGTTCTCTGGAAATCCAGCTTGCCAGTTACAGACTCTTCGATGAGcacagagatgttcttctgctCGTGTTTCTGGAGCCAATCTCTGAGAGGCAGCTGTCGTCATATCATCGCATGAGAAAAGTTATGTTAAAAAAGACGTATCTCCAGTGGCCTGGTTCACACTGTAATAACCCAATGCAGGCCCAAGAACTGTTCTGGAATCAGCTACGGAGAGCAATAAAAACGGGTAACAGAGTAGAAACAGAAGAAAGTTACAGAACTCATGAAAGCAAAGAAGCTGAACCCTTTGAGGATGAGGCATTTGATGAAAAGGTTTACTTGCAAACTTAA
- the prr19 gene encoding proline-rich protein 19 gives MSHMCDRALSEKIKGFKIFNKKSKTDQRCCSAKRFNAHSKYSKHYNEADERNKMKRLKTCKERSRIKGGWKENSKIKSHKRHCLCQSNVDMAYLHNCCHACCHSSKRKPPFPRVVPSAQEPCIITDSRLTRHHGLFNHEVKSVDTERLLSEQQNLEENEQIKEKRTDISHLYSTSHSSTPLSSDGLLGADTDVMSFRKKADPASKDHTDCQEKEKKNLQFDTQQSDVTPGQRPQQRLALSCESFQSSHLSKHSFLNVVTTKTKKACAMSENNRESLLTPIVDGDDMKTLNANVKKHVISTPEQNPEIQEPPVQQIQSHGLSASPFKLFSSPTTDSCHIQDRRQDPEYVTKSVRAVAARLCDRLKLPLMRSRNLLSENREVLLNALQERHGPWLQENLLRVQQHLSFAVHPRNKVQDHDQEPARINEEEQFPADMPVKMSGSRHFKWKPSPYPHCRQKQAAEWLTSPMETSVSIFDNIFRPSLSPQLYIDLGPCGDSESKREKASVPEDWEEHFNRSKSKKSPMFDSFENCFMDYTRATGQRSPGYFDINTQLSFSYQEQLPDRHAGEPMYFAQQEDLLGTDRYSCAPSFPAQIHHQSNHFQPLSHFSQPSACPHLKSHNTDMMYYPPSYMLERDPAQSLAAFPSPESWSFPPMRLY, from the exons ATGAGCCACATGTGTGACAGGGCCttatcagaaaaaataaaaggcttTAAAATTTTCAACAAGAAATCAAAAACCGATCAAAGGTGCTGCTCTGCAAAAAGATTCAATGCACACTCCAAATATTCAAAGCACTATAATGAGGCAGATGAGCGGAACAAAATGAAACGACTGAAGACCTGCAAAGAGAGGAGTCGGATAAAAGGTGGCTGGAAAGAGAACTCAAAGATCAAGTCACATAAGCGTCACTGCCTTTGCCAAAGCAATGTAGACATGGCATATTTGCATAACTGCTGTCATGCTTGTTGTCATTCTTCAAAGAGAAAGCCACCATTTCCAAGAGTTGTTCCTTCTGCGCAGGAGCCCTGTATCATCACAGACAGCCGCCTGACAAGACACCATGGCCTGTTTAACCATGAAGTGAAGTCCGTTGATACTGAACGTTTGCTAAGTGAGCAGCAAAACCTGgaggaaaatgaacaaataaaagaaaagaggacTGATATTTCACATTTATATTCAACATCTCACAGTTCTACTCCACTCTCCAGTGATGGTTTGTTGGGAGCTGATACAGATGTTATGTCATTTAGGAAAAAAGCAGACCCTGCTTCAAAAGACCACACTGACTGccaagagaaggaaaagaaaaacctgCAGTTTGATACACAGCAATCAGATGTTACACCAGGGCAGAGACCACAACAGCGACTTGCTCTTTCATGTGAAAGTTTTCAAAGCAGCCACTTGTCTAAACACAGCTTCCTCAATGTAGTAACAACCAAAACCAAGAAGGCATGTGCCATGTCTGAAAACAACAGAGAATCACTGCTGACTCCTATTGTTGATGGAGACGATATGAAGACTTTAAATGCAAACGTAAAGAAACATGTGATTTCTACCCCTGAGCAAAACCCAGAGATCCAGGAGCCTCCCGTCCAGCAGATACAAagtcatggtctcagtgcaagCCCATTTAAACTCTTCAGCTCACCCACTACTGACAGCTGTCACATACAGGACAGAAGGCAAGATCCAGAATATGTAACTAAGTCTGTCAGAGCAGTGGCAGCACGGTTGTGTGATCGCCTGAAGCTCCCATTGATGAGGAGCAGAAACCTGCTGTCAGAGAACAGGGAGGTGCTGCTGAACGCTCTGCAAGAGAGGCATGGACCCTGGCTTCAAGAGAACCTCCTTAGGGTGCAGCAACATCTAAGCTTCGCTGTGCATCCCAGAAATAAAGTTCAAGATCATGATCAAGAGCCAGCCAGGATAAATGAAGAGGAGCAATTTCCTGCAG ACATGCCTGTCAAAATGTCAGGAAGTAGACATTTTAAGTGGAAACCCAGTCCGTACCCACACTGCAGACAGAAACAG GCTGCTGAGTGGCTGACAAGCCCTATGGAGACCTCTGTCAGTATTTTTGATAATATCTTCAGACCAAGTTTGTCACCTCAGTTGTATATAGATTTAGGCCCCTGTGGAGATTCAGAAAGTAAGAGAGAAAAGGCCTCAGTGCCTGAGGACTGGGAAGAGCATTTCAACAGATCAAAGAGCAAAAAATCACCTATGTTTGATTCATTTGAAAACTGCTTCATGGACTACACCAGAGCAACTGGACAGAGGAGCCCAGGATATTTTGACATCAATACCCAGCTCTCTTTTTCTTATCAAGAACAGCTTCCAGATAGACATGCAGGAGAGCCAATGTACTTTGCCCAGCAGGAAGACCTATTAGGAACTGACAGGTACTCATGTGCTCCCTCCTTTCCTGCCCAAATTCACCATCAGAGCAATCATTTCCAACCTTTGAGCCACTTCAGTCAGCCTTCAGCTTGCCCTCATCTGAAATCCCACAACACTGACATGATGTACTACCCTCCATCTTATATGCTTGAGAGAGATCCTGCACAGTCCCTTGCTGCTTTCCCAAGCCCTGAGTCGTGGTCCTTCCCTCCTATGAGGTTGTACTAA